The sequence ACTTGCCGAGAATCTGCGGCAGCACCGCTCCGGAGACGGCATAGAGGTAGTCGATCACCACCTTGGCCTGACTGTTGGTCACCGCCTCAATGTTGAGGTGCTTTTCAAAGGCCGTAGTGTAGGTCGAGACAACCCCCGAGGGGTAGGTGACGGTGCCGATCTCGTGGATGGCGGCTCGCCGCAGGTCTTCTTTGAAGTAGGCCCCTTCAATTTTCTTCTCTTTGCCCTTGGGAATGTCGATGCCGTGCTCGTCAAAGAACTCAATTAGCACGTAGTCGGGGCGATTGGGGTGCAGGCGGACGTGAATGCCCCCGGCCACACCCATTTGGGCCAGCACGCTGCGGGCCACCGGAATGGCGGTCGCTTCGAGGTTTTGAATGTTGACGCCGACGGACATGAGACCGGCAATCAGCGATCGCGACACCATGCGCGAAATACTGCGCTGATCGCGCGACACCGTGACGTGGGAGCCCTGTTTGAGGGTAGACCCGTAGGCCGCCCCCAGCTTGACCGCAAACTCAGGGGTGATGTCGATATTGGCCAGGCCAGCTACCCCCCGCTGGCCAAACAAATTGCGCTGAGCAGTATTGCCCCAGATAAGGTTGATGTTCAACGTTGCACCTGACTCGATTTGCTTACTCGGCCAGACCCGCACGCCAGGGCTAATTTGCGCCTCCTCACCCACCGTAGACAGGGGGCCAATCACCGCCCCCTCAAGCACATGGGATCGGCGATCTACCCGCGCCCCCCGGGCAATGCTACAGGCCCTGAGGTGCACCTCATCACCGATAATGGCTCCATTCCAAACGATGGGCCGTTTGAGATCGGCATCGTTGCCAATGGTGACGTTATCGCCAATCACGGTGCCCGCTTCGAGCACCGTGCGCGCGCCAATCCGGCAGTTGTTGCCAATCATCACCGGCGGGTGGATCTGAACCGTTGGATCTATCTGAGTATTTTCGCCGATCCACACGTCGGGAGATGTCTCTGAGTATGCATAATCGACCACCACTTTGCGGTGTAGGGCATCGTACTGGGCTTCGCGGTAGGCCTCTAGGTGACCGACATCGCACCAGTAACCGTCGGCGACGTAGCCAAAGATCGGCTCACCCTTCTCTAGCAGCAGAGGAAACAGGTCTTTAGAAAAGTCAGACTCTTCGTTATCGGGCAGGTAGTCGAGCACCTCGGGTTCGAGAATGTAGGTGCCAGTGTTGACGGTGTCAGAAAAAATTTCGCTGGTAGAGGGCTTCTCTAAAAACCGCTTGATGCGGCAGTCTTCGTCGGTGATCACCACCCCAAATTCGATCGGGTTGGGCACCCGCGTCAGCACTAGGGTAGCCTTAGAGCCCTTTTGCTTATGGAACTCAATGGCGGCTTTGAGGTCAAAGTCGGTCACGCTGTCGCCGCTAATCACCAAAAATGTCTCAGTCAGTAGGTCGGCGATATTCTTCACGCAGCCCGCTGTGCCCAAGGGTTGGTCTTCTTCGACGGCGTAGGTCATCTGCACGCCAAAGTCACGGCCATCGCTAAAGTGGTTGCGCATGACATCGGGCAAGTAAAACAGGGTCGCAATCACCTCGTTGATGCCGTTGCGTTTGAGTAGGTTGACGATGTGTTCGGCAATGGGGCGATTGAGAATGGGCACCATTGGCTTGGGTAAATCACAGGTTAGGGGCCGTAGACGAGTCCCTGAACCACCAGCCATAAGCACTGCGCGCATACCTTCTCCTTCCTGCTGTTAACAATCCCTGATGCCATACCCAACCTTGGGTAGATGCCCCAAAGAATACACTGACCTGGACACCCATTATTTGAAACCGGGTCTGCCCCATCCGAAGATAGACTAGAGTAAATGCACTTCTGCTATCTCTATCCCAGGTTGGATCTATTGGTTTACCTCCAGGGGATTACGTCCAGAGCGATCGCATTAACTAAAATGCACCCCTTCCGGTCGATTGAGCTGGCCTGTCCTCAAAATAGGCACGGCAACCCGGGGCAACGTTGGTATTGTAGAAGCATAGGCGACCCGGGTAGAAAGGAGCAGTGACTATGAGTACATTGATCGTGCTTTTGTTGGCCAGTATCTATGGCGGCGGTGCCTTTAAGTTTTGGACAGGGTTTAACCGCACCAACTTTTCTGAGGGCAAGGTGAAGTTTACGGTGCTGTGGCCAGTGTTTTTGGCCCTCAACAAGTCCTACCGCGAAAACTTTAGCCGAGCCTTGAAAGGATGAGCCAGGACAAGAGCAGCCGCCTGCCCACCGAGGCCTCTCCCTGGGGGCCGCTGGTGCAGGCCGTGGGTCGACGCTACGACCACGAATTTAGCGGTAAGGCCTTTGATCTGCCGCCTGAGGTAGAAGAGATGCCGGTGTTCCAAGACTGGATCGCAGGCACGCTGACGCCTCGGATTTCGACCCCCTTTTGGGAAGCGGTCAAACCCCGCAAGCGCGATCGCTGTCTCGACATTGGCTGCGGCATCAGCTTTTTGATCTATCCCTGGCGCGACTGGGATGCCCTGTTTCACGGCCACGACATGAGCTCGGTGGCCTGCCAGGCGTTAACCTCCCGTGGCCCTCAGCTCAATTCGAAGCTGTTTAAGGGGGTAACCCAAGGGCCGGCCCATCGGCTGGAGTATGAACCCCACTCCTTCGATATGGCGATCGCCACCGGGGTCAGCTGCTACTATCCCGCCGACTACTGGGCCACGGTGCTGCAACAGGTGAAAAAGGTTCTCAAGCCCGGCGGCTGGTTTTTGTTTGACGCCCTCAACCCCGACGCCGAACTGGCCGAGGCCTGGGCCATTCTCGAAACCTACCTGGGTGCTGAAGTCTACCTAGAAGCTCTCGATCGCTGGCCTGCGTTGGTGAAGGCAGAGGGCGGGCGCGTCGTTTCAACCAAAGACTACGAACTGTTTCGCCTATTTAAGGTGAAGTGGGACGGGTAGTTTGCGCTACTATTAGCGGCGATATTGGCTGAGTGGCGACAGTTGCCCAGGAGAGATCGCATGGGGTCGGGTTCAGGCTATTCGAAAGTAGGGCTAGTGCTGATGGTAGGGCTGATCGCCCTGGGGGGGTGCCGCCGGGCTGAGGTCGGCGATGCCCCAGCCGCTGTACCCCCGGTCGCCGCTGAGGCCGACAATGCCCCGATCGCTGAACTGGTAGTCGATGATGGCTTTCGCTCAACCCCCATCAACCCGCCCCGAACCGCCCAGTTGACCACCCAGGCGTCGGGCTCACAGATCAATTTGCGATCGCAGCCCACCACCCAATCTGACGCCCAGGGCTATGGTCTCGGCGGCGACGCCATTACCCTGCTGCATCTGGCCGAGGGTGAGGGCGGTTTTAGCTGGTACTACGTAAAATTTGCCCAGTCGGAGGCCGAGGGCTGGGTGCGGGGCGACTTTGTCGATACCAGTCAGCAGGCCACCGTCCCGCCCGCTGACTTAGCCCCCGGCACGGCCCCCGCAGTCGGCCCTGGGCCATGCAACGACAGCAACCGCCCAGAGGCCTTCTTCGAGACCAAGTCCTTTAGAATTCACCTGTGCCAGACGGCCCAGGGGCTGAGCTATGTGGGCATCAACAAAACCAGCAACGACACGCTGATCACCACCGACGTGCGTGAAAACCAGGGCACCTACATTGCCATTGACGGCAACTACCAGTACCACATCAACGACAAATCCCTATCGGTCTACCAGATCAACAGCGGCAGCTACAGTCAGCTCGAAGGCGAAGACGTGATCCGCCACGAGCGGTTCTTGTATTGATTTTTAGAGGTTCTTAGAAAAAAGAAGATCCCCGTTTTATCCGGCGCTTGTAGCTACCGTAGGGTGGGCACCGCCCACCATGGGCAAAGGTCTCCAGCAGTCAACTTAAACTCAGCCCCTGACGGCAGACAACAACGACACCGCCAGGTTCTAGCCGGGCGGAATTTCGTCGCGGGCAGGAACCCGTCCGGGTGAAGTCATCGTGCCGGGCTGGGGCTGGACGGGAGATTCACCGCCGCCTGGGGCAGCCCCCTCAAACTCGCCAGGGGCTTCAAACTCGCCGGGGGGGCTTAGCTGCACCGGGTTGGCGTTGGGGTTACCCACCGGGGCCACCGGTTGGGCCAGCTCTTGGTGAATGGTTTCGGTCATACGGCGAATCAGTTCGCTGGCGCGGCCATCGTTGGTGGGGCGCTGCACCAACACCGCCAGGCTGTAGCGCCTGCCGTTGGGCACGTCGACTACGGCCATATCACCCAGCAAGCTGCCAATGTCGCCGGTTTTGTTGGCAGTCAATGACTGATCTCGAATGCCGGAGGGAATCAGGCTGTCATTTTGGGTGCGCTGCATGATGCTAAACAGGCGATCGCGCGATCGCGCCGTCACCAGCCCCCCCTGGTCAATGAGGGCCATAATCAGTGCCAGGTCTTTGGCACTGGTGGTGTTAGTGCCCTCTAAATCGGGCAGAGGGTTGCGCAGCAGGGTATGCTCTAGGCCCCAGTCAGCAAAGGTTTGGTTGAGGGCCTCAATCCCCCCCAGGGCCGCAATCATCATATTGGTAGCGGTATTGTCGCTGACCACGATCATGCGGGTAGCAATCTCTAGAGCGGTGTATTCAGTGCCTACCGGCTCGCCGCGCAGGGTACCTGAGCCCCCGGCCATATACTCCTCTTGCAGCGTCAGAGATTGGTTCAGCGACATGGTGCCCGCATCGACCTGCTGCAAAAAGGCCACTAAAATTGGCACCTTGATGGTGCTGGCTGCGGCCACTGGCTCAGCTCCATTTAGGTCAACATATTGGCCCGAATCGAGATCGACAGCAAAGGCCACCGGGGTGAGGCCAGGGGTCAGGGTGGCTAGCTCCCCTAGCTCCCCCGTCAGACGAGACATCTCGCTGGTAAGGCGAAGGTCATTCACGGTGGTGGCCGACCCGTGGGTTAACGCGCCGCCCCCTCGGGGGGTTGGGGTTTCGCGGGCAGCAGAGGCCGCCCCATCGCGAGAAGAGGCCACATTGCTGGGGCTAAGCACCGATAGCAGAGTACCGGCGATCGCCGCGACCCCCACCCCTAAAATAATGAGACGAATGAGATAAAGCAGGGGCAGCGGCGGGTTAGCCAAGCGCCGTCGGGCCGTGGCAGCCCGCGATCGCCGCGCCGGGGCCATTGGGTCTAAGGGTTGGCCGGGGCGTGCGCCGTCGATCGGGGGGGCCGGGGGCATACCCAGGGCTTCGCCAGAACGATCTTTAGACCGCTGCCGAGGGCGCGATCGCAGGGGGGTGACGTTAGGCGGCAGCCCTGCCGTTCCCATGGCGCTGGTGCCCAAAGCGGCCGCCGTACTGGCTGGTAAGACCTGGCCTGGAATACCCTGGCCCTGAATGCTGTGGGGATGCATTTGGAGCGGTGCGGGGCCAGGTTGGGGAGCGCGGGGCCTCGGGGGCGGGCCAGCCGCCGGTCGCTCTACCCGAGGAGGAGCAGCTAAAGGGGGGGCGGGACGTTGGGGGGCGGGACGTTGAGGAGCGGGGCCACGCTTAAAACTAGGCAGCGAGGCATTGGGATTGCGGGGGGGCGAGGGCACGGTGGGCTCAGGTTCAACGGGGGTGCTGCCAAAGTCGGGGGTAAGCTGCTGGTGCTGCCGCCACTGGTTCCGCCGTCGCGCCAGAGGCGAAGGCCGCTGTAGCCCATCGCTTCCCCAAGCAGTTGATTCCGATTCCCCGGGTAGCTGAAGCCCCCCTTGTTCGCCCCTAACTCGGGCAGGGGCGGTTTCACCCCAGGGCGACCCAGCCTCAGGACGTCCCGCAGGCGATGAAAATGGTTTTTGAGAATCGTCGTACTGTCCCATGTGCCTTGCTCGCGCCATGTGTGCCATTGCCCCTGCCCCAGCCAAACCCTCAGC is a genomic window of Nodosilinea sp. E11 containing:
- a CDS encoding mannose-1-phosphate guanyltransferase is translated as MRAVLMAGGSGTRLRPLTCDLPKPMVPILNRPIAEHIVNLLKRNGINEVIATLFYLPDVMRNHFSDGRDFGVQMTYAVEEDQPLGTAGCVKNIADLLTETFLVISGDSVTDFDLKAAIEFHKQKGSKATLVLTRVPNPIEFGVVITDEDCRIKRFLEKPSTSEIFSDTVNTGTYILEPEVLDYLPDNEESDFSKDLFPLLLEKGEPIFGYVADGYWCDVGHLEAYREAQYDALHRKVVVDYAYSETSPDVWIGENTQIDPTVQIHPPVMIGNNCRIGARTVLEAGTVIGDNVTIGNDADLKRPIVWNGAIIGDEVHLRACSIARGARVDRRSHVLEGAVIGPLSTVGEEAQISPGVRVWPSKQIESGATLNINLIWGNTAQRNLFGQRGVAGLANIDITPEFAVKLGAAYGSTLKQGSHVTVSRDQRSISRMVSRSLIAGLMSVGVNIQNLEATAIPVARSVLAQMGVAGGIHVRLHPNRPDYVLIEFFDEHGIDIPKGKEKKIEGAYFKEDLRRAAIHEIGTVTYPSGVVSTYTTAFEKHLNIEAVTNSQAKVVIDYLYAVSGAVLPQILGKFDCDAVVLNASLRQMALSNDEREMMLGQLGQVVQSLRATFGAQVSANGEQLILVDEVGTRIRGEVLTALMAHMMLTTHPRGTIVVPVHTSGVIEHIARRHDGQVIRTKANPTALMEACQTNPNVVLGGSGEMGFIFPELHPGFDAMFCIAKLIEILSLQQRSLGQIWSELPRMAYRMQTLRCPWTVKGALMRYLVEENPPERLELIDGVKILGDNPDDWVLVLPDAGEPLVHIYANSQNREWLDGTITKYQDHVQTFIDKEQGIKEPMPL
- a CDS encoding class I SAM-dependent methyltransferase, with product MSQDKSSRLPTEASPWGPLVQAVGRRYDHEFSGKAFDLPPEVEEMPVFQDWIAGTLTPRISTPFWEAVKPRKRDRCLDIGCGISFLIYPWRDWDALFHGHDMSSVACQALTSRGPQLNSKLFKGVTQGPAHRLEYEPHSFDMAIATGVSCYYPADYWATVLQQVKKVLKPGGWFLFDALNPDAELAEAWAILETYLGAEVYLEALDRWPALVKAEGGRVVSTKDYELFRLFKVKWDG
- a CDS encoding SH3 domain-containing protein; the protein is MGSGSGYSKVGLVLMVGLIALGGCRRAEVGDAPAAVPPVAAEADNAPIAELVVDDGFRSTPINPPRTAQLTTQASGSQINLRSQPTTQSDAQGYGLGGDAITLLHLAEGEGGFSWYYVKFAQSEAEGWVRGDFVDTSQQATVPPADLAPGTAPAVGPGPCNDSNRPEAFFETKSFRIHLCQTAQGLSYVGINKTSNDTLITTDVRENQGTYIAIDGNYQYHINDKSLSVYQINSGSYSQLEGEDVIRHERFLY
- a CDS encoding serine hydrolase, encoding MARARHMGQYDDSQKPFSSPAGRPEAGSPWGETAPARVRGEQGGLQLPGESESTAWGSDGLQRPSPLARRRNQWRQHQQLTPDFGSTPVEPEPTVPSPPRNPNASLPSFKRGPAPQRPAPQRPAPPLAAPPRVERPAAGPPPRPRAPQPGPAPLQMHPHSIQGQGIPGQVLPASTAAALGTSAMGTAGLPPNVTPLRSRPRQRSKDRSGEALGMPPAPPIDGARPGQPLDPMAPARRSRAATARRRLANPPLPLLYLIRLIILGVGVAAIAGTLLSVLSPSNVASSRDGAASAARETPTPRGGGALTHGSATTVNDLRLTSEMSRLTGELGELATLTPGLTPVAFAVDLDSGQYVDLNGAEPVAAASTIKVPILVAFLQQVDAGTMSLNQSLTLQEEYMAGGSGTLRGEPVGTEYTALEIATRMIVVSDNTATNMMIAALGGIEALNQTFADWGLEHTLLRNPLPDLEGTNTTSAKDLALIMALIDQGGLVTARSRDRLFSIMQRTQNDSLIPSGIRDQSLTANKTGDIGSLLGDMAVVDVPNGRRYSLAVLVQRPTNDGRASELIRRMTETIHQELAQPVAPVGNPNANPVQLSPPGEFEAPGEFEGAAPGGGESPVQPQPGTMTSPGRVPARDEIPPG